One segment of Stappia sp. 28M-7 DNA contains the following:
- a CDS encoding FliM/FliN family flagellar motor switch protein has translation MGTFDNISIEISVVLGKAEMPIHQLLRMGRGAVIELMSREEDDVQILANNIPIARGQVVLQGERVGVSVTEVLMRPPEARPARMSGAL, from the coding sequence ATGGGTACTTTCGATAATATTTCCATCGAGATCTCGGTCGTTCTCGGCAAGGCCGAGATGCCGATTCACCAGTTGCTGCGCATGGGCCGCGGCGCGGTGATCGAGCTGATGTCGCGCGAGGAGGACGACGTCCAGATCCTCGCCAACAACATTCCCATTGCCCGCGGACAGGTCGTTCTGCAGGGCGAGCGGGTCGGCGTTTCCGTCACCGAGGTCCTGATGCGCCCGCCCGAGGCTCGCCCGGCGCGGATGAGCGGAGCTCTGTGA
- the lipB gene encoding lipoyl(octanoyl) transferase LipB → MTERAELAGSFFPSAGSPPVEWAISDEPVAYDVALEEMERRVTGIAEGTMAERVWLLEHPALYTAGTSAKDQDLIAPDRFPVHKTGRGGQFTYHGPGQRVAYVMLDLKRRRADVRAFVAAMEDWVIGTLWEHHVRGERREDRVGVWVPRPDKGTTREDKIAAIGIRMRKWVSFHGLSLNVDPNLEHFSGIVPCGVTEHGVTSLVDLGLPVTLADVDIVLRRCFEERFGPTVSVPPL, encoded by the coding sequence ATGACAGAGCGTGCGGAACTGGCCGGCTCCTTCTTCCCCAGCGCCGGCTCTCCCCCCGTCGAATGGGCGATCAGCGACGAGCCGGTCGCCTACGACGTCGCGCTGGAAGAGATGGAGCGGCGCGTGACCGGCATCGCCGAGGGCACGATGGCCGAGCGGGTCTGGCTGCTGGAGCACCCGGCGCTCTACACGGCCGGCACCAGCGCCAAGGACCAGGACCTGATCGCCCCCGACCGCTTCCCCGTGCACAAGACCGGGCGCGGCGGCCAGTTCACCTATCACGGCCCCGGACAGCGGGTCGCCTATGTGATGCTCGACCTCAAGCGCCGCCGGGCAGACGTGCGCGCCTTCGTCGCCGCGATGGAGGACTGGGTGATCGGCACCTTGTGGGAGCACCATGTGCGCGGCGAACGGCGCGAGGACCGCGTCGGCGTGTGGGTGCCCCGCCCGGACAAGGGCACCACCCGGGAAGACAAGATCGCCGCCATCGGGATCCGCATGCGCAAGTGGGTCAGCTTTCACGGCCTGTCGCTGAACGTGGACCCGAATCTCGAGCACTTTTCCGGCATCGTGCCCTGCGGCGTCACCGAGCACGGCGTGACCAGCCTCGTCGATCTCGGCCTGCCGGTGACCCTGGCCGATGTCGACATCGTGCTGCGGCGCTGCTTCGAGGAACGGTTCGGCCCGACCGTATCGGTTCCCCCTCTGTAA
- the folB gene encoding dihydroneopterin aldolase, protein MDAIHLQDLAFYAFHGVHEEEARLGQRFIVDLTCRLDLTAPSLSDRYEETVCYATLTRTIEKVVTGSRYKLIERLAGAIADAVLEAEGRIREVTVRVHKPGAPLPIAAGRVSVEITRTRTES, encoded by the coding sequence ATGGACGCCATCCACCTCCAGGACCTTGCCTTCTACGCCTTCCACGGTGTGCACGAGGAAGAGGCGCGGCTCGGCCAGCGCTTCATCGTCGACCTGACCTGCCGGCTGGACCTCACCGCTCCCTCGCTCAGCGACCGCTACGAGGAGACGGTGTGCTACGCGACGCTGACCAGAACCATCGAGAAGGTGGTCACCGGGTCGCGCTACAAGCTGATCGAGCGGCTGGCCGGCGCCATCGCCGATGCGGTGCTGGAGGCCGAAGGCCGGATCCGCGAAGTGACCGTGCGCGTGCACAAGCCCGGCGCGCCGCTGCCCATCGCCGCCGGCCGCGTCAGCGTCGAGATCACGCGGACGCGGACAGAGAGCTGA